A stretch of the Phyllopteryx taeniolatus isolate TA_2022b chromosome 5, UOR_Ptae_1.2, whole genome shotgun sequence genome encodes the following:
- the rabl2 gene encoding RAB, member of RAS oncogene family-like 2 isoform X2, which translates to MERFLLDEYRPQQLSTYALTLYKHTAKVANRTVAVDFWDTAGQERFQSMHPSYYHKAHACIMVFDIQRKITYKNLANWYKELREYRPEIPCCVVANKIDADLKVTQRSFNFAKKKGLPFYFVSAADGTNVVKMFREMIKRAVEYKQNPGDFMDEVMQELEKFELEKKEAHSDADGGDIKREESPELA; encoded by the exons ATGGAGAGGTTTCTCCTGGACGAGTA TCGCCCGCAGCAGTTGTCGACGTACGCTTTGACGCTCTACAAACACACAGCCAAGGTGGCCAACAGAACGGTGGCAGTGG ATTTCTGGGACACGGCCGGCCAGGAGAGGTTTCAGAGCATGCACCCCTCGTACTACCACAAAGCGCACGCTTGCATCATG GTTTTTGACATCCAGAGGAAGATCACCTACAAGAACTTGGCCAACTGGTACAAGGAGCTGAGAGAGTACAGACCTGAGATTCCCTGTTGTGTGGTGGCCAACAAGATCGACG CCGACCTGAAGGTGACCCAGCGGAGTTTCAACTTTGCCAAGAAGAAAGGActccctttttattttgtttctgcagctgATGGCACTAATGTCGTCAAG ATGTTCCGAGAGATGATCAAGCGGGCCGTGGAATACAAGCAGAACCCCGGCGACTTCATGGACGAAGTCATGCAAGAACTGGAG aaGTTTGAGCTAGAGAAGAAAGAAGCTCATTCAGATGCAGATGGCGGTGACATTAAGAGAGAGGAGAGCCCAGAGTTGGCCTGA
- the rabl2 gene encoding RAB, member of RAS oncogene family-like 2 isoform X1 codes for MAADDDDNNIPELDQKKYDADEQVKIICLGDSAVGKSKLMERFLLDEYRPQQLSTYALTLYKHTAKVANRTVAVDFWDTAGQERFQSMHPSYYHKAHACIMVFDIQRKITYKNLANWYKELREYRPEIPCCVVANKIDADLKVTQRSFNFAKKKGLPFYFVSAADGTNVVKMFREMIKRAVEYKQNPGDFMDEVMQELEKFELEKKEAHSDADGGDIKREESPELA; via the exons ATGGCTGCCGACGACGATGACAACAACATCCCCGAGCTGGACCAAAAGAAGTACGACGCGGACGAGCAAGTCAAGATCATCTGTCTAGGAGACAGTGCCGTCGGTAAATCCAA GCTGATGGAGAGGTTTCTCCTGGACGAGTA TCGCCCGCAGCAGTTGTCGACGTACGCTTTGACGCTCTACAAACACACAGCCAAGGTGGCCAACAGAACGGTGGCAGTGG ATTTCTGGGACACGGCCGGCCAGGAGAGGTTTCAGAGCATGCACCCCTCGTACTACCACAAAGCGCACGCTTGCATCATG GTTTTTGACATCCAGAGGAAGATCACCTACAAGAACTTGGCCAACTGGTACAAGGAGCTGAGAGAGTACAGACCTGAGATTCCCTGTTGTGTGGTGGCCAACAAGATCGACG CCGACCTGAAGGTGACCCAGCGGAGTTTCAACTTTGCCAAGAAGAAAGGActccctttttattttgtttctgcagctgATGGCACTAATGTCGTCAAG ATGTTCCGAGAGATGATCAAGCGGGCCGTGGAATACAAGCAGAACCCCGGCGACTTCATGGACGAAGTCATGCAAGAACTGGAG aaGTTTGAGCTAGAGAAGAAAGAAGCTCATTCAGATGCAGATGGCGGTGACATTAAGAGAGAGGAGAGCCCAGAGTTGGCCTGA
- the LOC133477834 gene encoding ciliary microtubule associated protein 1B-like isoform X2: MPGEKPKVGGVVGATRSLYALPSLTGAINHDPTKSKAPSYTFGHTSHSKKQNTSPGPAHFIPSNITKNGRDGTPAFSFGRRRKDRALDEMPAPNCYHLANAEKITFRSYPAYTLSTRWKHAVPSYQTTPGPASNMLPPVLGSKTVNIPSVPAHTICGRSKIGNFFNDLAQTPGPAAYQAVDPKTYLRKSPQYSMPARNFLPTSFTKTPAPGVYCPEKATYRILIGI; encoded by the exons ATGCCTGGTGAAAAGCCTAAAGTTGGCGGGGTGGTTGGGGCCACCAGATCACTGTATGCACTGCCTTCGCTGACAG GCGCAATTAACCACGATCCGACAAAATCCAAAGCACCAAGTTACACTTTTGGCCATACCTCtcactcaaaaaaacaaaacacctcaCCTGGACCCGCTCATTTTATCCCCTCGAACATCACCAAAAATGGCCGCGATGGAACACCGGCATTTTCATTTGGCAGACGTCGAAAGGACCGGGCACTTGACGAAATGCCTGCGCCCA attgcTACCATCTTGCAAATGCAGAGAAGATCACATTTAGGTCTTATCCTGCTTATACTTTGTCTACAAGGTGGAAACATGCAGTACCAAGCTACCAGACCACACCCG GTCCAGCATCCAACATGCTTCCTCCTGTTCTGGGATCCAAAACTGTGAACATACCTTCGGTGCCCGCACACACAATCTGCGGTCGCAGCAAAATTGGCAACTTTTTTAATGATTTGGCACAG ACTCCAGGCCCCGCAGCCTATCAAGCTGTGGACCCCAAAACGTACCTGAGGAAATCTCCCCAGTACAGCATGCCAGCCCGCAACTTCCTACCTACAAGCTTTACAAAGACACCAGCGCCTGGAGTGTACTGCCCTGAGAAG gcaACCTACAGGATACTGATTGGGATCTAG
- the LOC133477834 gene encoding ciliary microtubule associated protein 1B-like isoform X1, with product MPGEKPKVGGVVGATRSLYALPSLTGAINHDPTKSKAPSYTFGHTSHSKKQNTSPGPAHFIPSNITKNGRDGTPAFSFGRRRKDRALDEMPAPNCYHLANAEKITFRSYPAYTLSTRWKHAVPSYQTTPGPASNMLPPVLGSKTVNIPSVPAHTICGRSKIGNFFNDLAQTPGPAAYQAVDPKTYLRKSPQYSMPARNFLPTSFTKTPAPGVYCPEKVTSSHLKAPSFSFGRHHSENTLIPLTDVDRSQRSLTLI from the exons ATGCCTGGTGAAAAGCCTAAAGTTGGCGGGGTGGTTGGGGCCACCAGATCACTGTATGCACTGCCTTCGCTGACAG GCGCAATTAACCACGATCCGACAAAATCCAAAGCACCAAGTTACACTTTTGGCCATACCTCtcactcaaaaaaacaaaacacctcaCCTGGACCCGCTCATTTTATCCCCTCGAACATCACCAAAAATGGCCGCGATGGAACACCGGCATTTTCATTTGGCAGACGTCGAAAGGACCGGGCACTTGACGAAATGCCTGCGCCCA attgcTACCATCTTGCAAATGCAGAGAAGATCACATTTAGGTCTTATCCTGCTTATACTTTGTCTACAAGGTGGAAACATGCAGTACCAAGCTACCAGACCACACCCG GTCCAGCATCCAACATGCTTCCTCCTGTTCTGGGATCCAAAACTGTGAACATACCTTCGGTGCCCGCACACACAATCTGCGGTCGCAGCAAAATTGGCAACTTTTTTAATGATTTGGCACAG ACTCCAGGCCCCGCAGCCTATCAAGCTGTGGACCCCAAAACGTACCTGAGGAAATCTCCCCAGTACAGCATGCCAGCCCGCAACTTCCTACCTACAAGCTTTACAAAGACACCAGCGCCTGGAGTGTACTGCCCTGAGAAG GTCACCTCCTCACACCTAAAAGCTCCATCCTTCAGCTTTGGGCGACATCACTCGGAAAACACCCTAATCCCACTCACGGATGTGGATCGAAGTCAACGCTCATTAACGCTTATTTAA
- the LOC133477838 gene encoding ciliary microtubule associated protein 1B-like isoform X2: MPDEEPWVGTWRPHRPRGPIAALYSSPGPKYALPSLTGSTLHDPTKYKAPSYSFRAHYDISAQEISPGPKHLIPSNITKNGRDGTPAFSFGTRPKDLARAQVPAPNHYQLESSDKVTYHSSPSYTLSGRWKQVIQSNQTTPGPASNSLPPVLGPKTVTIRAAPAHSLYGRSKNGNFMEDYTKSPGPAAYQAVDPKVYLTKSPQYSMPGRKFMPQSATRTPAPGVYCPEKVTTTHSKAPAFTFGLRHSQYTICPIMDADKYQQSFSFL, translated from the exons ATGCCTGATGAAGAGCCTTGGGTAGGAACATGGAGGCCCCACAGACCGCGAGGGCCCATAGCTGCCCTCTATAGCAGCCCAGGGCCAAAGTATGCACTTCCTTCACTGACAG GTTCTACTCTACATGATCCGACAAAATACAAAGCACCCAGTTACAGCTTTCGGGCCCACTATGACATAAGCGCGCAAGAAATCTCACCTGGACCTAAACACCTCATCCCCTCCAACATCACCAAAAACGGCCGTGATGGGACGCCAGCATTTTCGTTCGGCACTCGCCCCAAGGACCTAGCGCGGGCCCAAGTCCCGGCACCCA ACCATTACCAACTTGAAAGTTCAGACAAGGTCACTTACCACTCTTCTCCTTCTTATACGTTGTCTGGGAGGTGGAAACAAGTTATACAGAGCAACCAGACGACACCTG GTCCAGCATCGAACAGTCTACCTCCTGTGCTGGGACCCAAAACTGTCACGATACGCGCAGCACCCGCACACTCGCTCTACGGTCGCAGTAAAAATGGCAACTTCATGGAAGACTACACAAAG tctccaggtcctgctGCCTACCAAGCTGTTGACCCCAAAGTTTACCTCACCAAATCCCCTCAATACAGTATGCCGGGGCGCAAGTTCATGCCTCAGAGCGCTACAAGGACACCAGCACCTGGAGTCTACTGTCCTGAAAAG GTCACCACCACGCACTCCAAAGCACCAGCCTTCACCTTTGGATTACGTCACTCGCAGTACACCATATGCCCCATCATGGATGCAGATAAATACCAACAGTCGTTCTCCTTCCTTTGA
- the LOC133477838 gene encoding ciliary microtubule associated protein 1B-like isoform X1: MKFEYLFQIMPDEEPWVGTWRPHRPRGPIAALYSSPGPKYALPSLTGSTLHDPTKYKAPSYSFRAHYDISAQEISPGPKHLIPSNITKNGRDGTPAFSFGTRPKDLARAQVPAPNHYQLESSDKVTYHSSPSYTLSGRWKQVIQSNQTTPGPASNSLPPVLGPKTVTIRAAPAHSLYGRSKNGNFMEDYTKSPGPAAYQAVDPKVYLTKSPQYSMPGRKFMPQSATRTPAPGVYCPEKVTTTHSKAPAFTFGLRHSQYTICPIMDADKYQQSFSFL; the protein is encoded by the exons AtgaaatttgaatatttgttcCAGATAATGCCTGATGAAGAGCCTTGGGTAGGAACATGGAGGCCCCACAGACCGCGAGGGCCCATAGCTGCCCTCTATAGCAGCCCAGGGCCAAAGTATGCACTTCCTTCACTGACAG GTTCTACTCTACATGATCCGACAAAATACAAAGCACCCAGTTACAGCTTTCGGGCCCACTATGACATAAGCGCGCAAGAAATCTCACCTGGACCTAAACACCTCATCCCCTCCAACATCACCAAAAACGGCCGTGATGGGACGCCAGCATTTTCGTTCGGCACTCGCCCCAAGGACCTAGCGCGGGCCCAAGTCCCGGCACCCA ACCATTACCAACTTGAAAGTTCAGACAAGGTCACTTACCACTCTTCTCCTTCTTATACGTTGTCTGGGAGGTGGAAACAAGTTATACAGAGCAACCAGACGACACCTG GTCCAGCATCGAACAGTCTACCTCCTGTGCTGGGACCCAAAACTGTCACGATACGCGCAGCACCCGCACACTCGCTCTACGGTCGCAGTAAAAATGGCAACTTCATGGAAGACTACACAAAG tctccaggtcctgctGCCTACCAAGCTGTTGACCCCAAAGTTTACCTCACCAAATCCCCTCAATACAGTATGCCGGGGCGCAAGTTCATGCCTCAGAGCGCTACAAGGACACCAGCACCTGGAGTCTACTGTCCTGAAAAG GTCACCACCACGCACTCCAAAGCACCAGCCTTCACCTTTGGATTACGTCACTCGCAGTACACCATATGCCCCATCATGGATGCAGATAAATACCAACAGTCGTTCTCCTTCCTTTGA
- the zgc:77752 gene encoding protein tyrosine phosphatase domain-containing protein 1 isoform X1 produces MQTLMPHVPVPRPAYSQARENLVKAIPPKLLCLLACGGVDCRYEGPECWKANQQVIRGIFSSWVTDDIIAMARPSKSLMDKYNIIEQFQRLNIRSIINMQMPGEHAHCGPPLDPKSGFTYSPQTFMENDIYFYNFGMPDFYVSSLVSIIDGVKVLAFAVGEGRVAVHCHAGLGRTGVLIACYLIYTLRISPSEAVHYVRIKRPRSIQTRAQISQVFDFARLLGTQLVQYPDLSLRHGAPVTLQHYLNRQALLLHGQEARTLRYIPKVVYLLCVHLSCLSMGVPAAPEINAELEKRSALRILTRVVRETLESKQFLPLLREGHNIPRVGSGSVSSWDEPLGFLERKRDLLLDKRSYSDSDLSKMVDLERSPWCTSDAIGPDPRPLSAKTASLSSQLITKNFHTHNMQPSNNSARKLKRTAKKAQSKYSSNIELCRSAHNPRPTSVARTIAKAMADQGPPEETILQRSFLLQEELNSSECGWALLVTELDPRVLTYLLWTWLEKLNEPVLGAEELARLSCAGSNRKPLDMLKKSQRHTIYCLLSCINTVTSLCPHREDGVLQRLIQALTKRPQEDIGSLANLTTLLRAHLRDTFHRNSYIRRACSWDATL; encoded by the exons ATGCAGACCCTGATGCCGCACGTTCCCGTTCCGCGACCCGCTTACTCCCAGGCCCGGGAGAACCTGGTGAAGGCGATTCCCCCCAAGCTGCTGTGTCTGCTGGCCTGTGGTGGTGTGGACTGCCGTTATGAGGGACCAGAATGTTGGAAAGCCAACCAGCAGGTCATCAGAGGCATTTTCTCATCATG GGTGACTGATGACATCATCGCCATGGCACGACCATCCAAAAGCTTGATGGACAAGTACAACATCATCGAGCAATTCCAAAG ATTAAACATCAGATCCATCataaacatgcaaatgccagGTGAGCACGCTCACTGTGGCCCACCCCTGGATCCCAAAAGTGGCTTCACCTATTCGCCACAGACTTTCATGGAGAATGACA taTACTTTTACAACTTTGGCATGCCAGACTTCTACGTATCGTCGCTGGTCAGCATAATAGATGGAGTGAAAGTGCTGGCCTTCGCGGTGGGGGAAGGGAGGGTTGCGGTGCATTGCCACGCAGGCCTCGGCAGAACAG GGGTCCTAATAGCCTGCTACTTAATCTACACTTTGCGCATCAGTCCCAGCGAGGCCGTCCACTATGTGCGCATCAAGAGGCCGCGCTCCATCCAAACGCGAGCGCAGATCAGCCAGGTGTTCGACTTTGCTCGCCTGCTCGGCACGCAGCTGGTTCAGTACCCAGACCTCAGCCTCCGACACGGAGCCCCCGTCACCCTCCAGCACTACCTCAACCGCCAGGCGCTCCTATTGCACGGCCAGGAGGCCCGCACGCTCAGATACATACCCAAG GTGGTGTACCTCCTGTGTGTGCACCTCTCCTGCTTGTCTATGGGAGTCCCCGCAGCTCCGGAGATAAACGCTGAATTGGAGAAGAGGTCAGCATTGAGGATCTTGACCAGAGTGGTGAGGGAGACCCTGGAGTCCAAACAGTTCCTGCCCTTGCTGAGGGAGGGCCACAACATCCCACGGGTGGGCTCAGGCTCTGTGTCCTCCTGGGATGAGCCACTGGGATTTTTGGAGAGGAAAAGGGACTTGCTTCTGGACAAGCGTAGCTACAGTGACTCTGACCTCAGCAAGATGGTG GATCTGGAGAGGAGTCCCTGGTGTACATCGGATGCGATAGGACCTGATCCGAGACCGCTGAGCGCCAAGACTGCCTCACTCTCATCACAGCTGATCACCAAGAACTTTCATACACATAATATGCAGCCAAGCAATAACTCTGCTAGGAAGTTAAAACGCACAGCTAAAAAGGCTCAATCCAAGTACAGCTCCAACATTGAG TTGTGCAGGAGTGCACACAATCCACGCCCAACCTCAGTGGCTCGCACCATTGCCAAAGCGATGGCAGACCAAGGTCCACCAGAAGAAACCATTCTGCAGCGATCGTTTCTTCTACAG GAGGAACTGAACAGCAGCGAATGTGGCTGGGCTCTTTTGGTGACAGAGTTAGATCCTCGGGTTCTCACGTATCTGCTGTGGACCTGGCTGGAGAAGCTAAAT GAGCCTGTTCTTGGTGCTGAGGAATTAGCAAGATTGAGTTGTGCGGGAAGCAACAGGAAGCCTCTAGATATGCTCAAGAAG TCACAGAGGCACACCATCTATTGTTTGTTAAGCTGTATCAACACGGTGACCAGCCTGTGTCCACACAGAGAAGATGGCGTGCTGCAGCGGCTGATACAAGCACTGACAAAG CGACCTCAAGAGGACATAGGAAGCCTTGCAAATTTAACAACTCTCTTGAGGGCCCATTTGCGGGATACCTTTCACAGGAACAGTTACATCCGGAGAGCCTGCAGCTGGGACGCGACACTTTGA
- the zgc:77752 gene encoding protein tyrosine phosphatase domain-containing protein 1 isoform X2, with amino-acid sequence MGIISPLSNIVPKARENLVKAIPPKLLCLLACGGVDCRYEGPECWKANQQVIRGIFSSWVTDDIIAMARPSKSLMDKYNIIEQFQRLNIRSIINMQMPGEHAHCGPPLDPKSGFTYSPQTFMENDIYFYNFGMPDFYVSSLVSIIDGVKVLAFAVGEGRVAVHCHAGLGRTGVLIACYLIYTLRISPSEAVHYVRIKRPRSIQTRAQISQVFDFARLLGTQLVQYPDLSLRHGAPVTLQHYLNRQALLLHGQEARTLRYIPKVVYLLCVHLSCLSMGVPAAPEINAELEKRSALRILTRVVRETLESKQFLPLLREGHNIPRVGSGSVSSWDEPLGFLERKRDLLLDKRSYSDSDLSKMVDLERSPWCTSDAIGPDPRPLSAKTASLSSQLITKNFHTHNMQPSNNSARKLKRTAKKAQSKYSSNIELCRSAHNPRPTSVARTIAKAMADQGPPEETILQRSFLLQEELNSSECGWALLVTELDPRVLTYLLWTWLEKLNEPVLGAEELARLSCAGSNRKPLDMLKKSQRHTIYCLLSCINTVTSLCPHREDGVLQRLIQALTKRPQEDIGSLANLTTLLRAHLRDTFHRNSYIRRACSWDATL; translated from the exons ATGGGAATTATATCGCCTCTGTCCAATATAGTTCCAAAG GCCCGGGAGAACCTGGTGAAGGCGATTCCCCCCAAGCTGCTGTGTCTGCTGGCCTGTGGTGGTGTGGACTGCCGTTATGAGGGACCAGAATGTTGGAAAGCCAACCAGCAGGTCATCAGAGGCATTTTCTCATCATG GGTGACTGATGACATCATCGCCATGGCACGACCATCCAAAAGCTTGATGGACAAGTACAACATCATCGAGCAATTCCAAAG ATTAAACATCAGATCCATCataaacatgcaaatgccagGTGAGCACGCTCACTGTGGCCCACCCCTGGATCCCAAAAGTGGCTTCACCTATTCGCCACAGACTTTCATGGAGAATGACA taTACTTTTACAACTTTGGCATGCCAGACTTCTACGTATCGTCGCTGGTCAGCATAATAGATGGAGTGAAAGTGCTGGCCTTCGCGGTGGGGGAAGGGAGGGTTGCGGTGCATTGCCACGCAGGCCTCGGCAGAACAG GGGTCCTAATAGCCTGCTACTTAATCTACACTTTGCGCATCAGTCCCAGCGAGGCCGTCCACTATGTGCGCATCAAGAGGCCGCGCTCCATCCAAACGCGAGCGCAGATCAGCCAGGTGTTCGACTTTGCTCGCCTGCTCGGCACGCAGCTGGTTCAGTACCCAGACCTCAGCCTCCGACACGGAGCCCCCGTCACCCTCCAGCACTACCTCAACCGCCAGGCGCTCCTATTGCACGGCCAGGAGGCCCGCACGCTCAGATACATACCCAAG GTGGTGTACCTCCTGTGTGTGCACCTCTCCTGCTTGTCTATGGGAGTCCCCGCAGCTCCGGAGATAAACGCTGAATTGGAGAAGAGGTCAGCATTGAGGATCTTGACCAGAGTGGTGAGGGAGACCCTGGAGTCCAAACAGTTCCTGCCCTTGCTGAGGGAGGGCCACAACATCCCACGGGTGGGCTCAGGCTCTGTGTCCTCCTGGGATGAGCCACTGGGATTTTTGGAGAGGAAAAGGGACTTGCTTCTGGACAAGCGTAGCTACAGTGACTCTGACCTCAGCAAGATGGTG GATCTGGAGAGGAGTCCCTGGTGTACATCGGATGCGATAGGACCTGATCCGAGACCGCTGAGCGCCAAGACTGCCTCACTCTCATCACAGCTGATCACCAAGAACTTTCATACACATAATATGCAGCCAAGCAATAACTCTGCTAGGAAGTTAAAACGCACAGCTAAAAAGGCTCAATCCAAGTACAGCTCCAACATTGAG TTGTGCAGGAGTGCACACAATCCACGCCCAACCTCAGTGGCTCGCACCATTGCCAAAGCGATGGCAGACCAAGGTCCACCAGAAGAAACCATTCTGCAGCGATCGTTTCTTCTACAG GAGGAACTGAACAGCAGCGAATGTGGCTGGGCTCTTTTGGTGACAGAGTTAGATCCTCGGGTTCTCACGTATCTGCTGTGGACCTGGCTGGAGAAGCTAAAT GAGCCTGTTCTTGGTGCTGAGGAATTAGCAAGATTGAGTTGTGCGGGAAGCAACAGGAAGCCTCTAGATATGCTCAAGAAG TCACAGAGGCACACCATCTATTGTTTGTTAAGCTGTATCAACACGGTGACCAGCCTGTGTCCACACAGAGAAGATGGCGTGCTGCAGCGGCTGATACAAGCACTGACAAAG CGACCTCAAGAGGACATAGGAAGCCTTGCAAATTTAACAACTCTCTTGAGGGCCCATTTGCGGGATACCTTTCACAGGAACAGTTACATCCGGAGAGCCTGCAGCTGGGACGCGACACTTTGA